In the Coturnix japonica isolate 7356 chromosome 6, Coturnix japonica 2.1, whole genome shotgun sequence genome, one interval contains:
- the CNNM1 gene encoding metal transporter CNNM1 isoform X1, whose amino-acid sequence MAAAGPGRGGGGGWGRSRGAVLLLFFSLSPRPPAGAAWLLGLRPEDTAPGRVSLEGGAVQAAEGSRFLLRLYFQPQPEGNGSRGPAGEREPRLVFIEEAAAAAASGGKAARGPAERCRERSAWASDVEVVGPLRSGGAAGSALAEVRVREPRKGEAAAAPGGRLFSLCAWDGRTWAHHGAAGGFLLRVRPASPALGAWLLPLPEAGWLRALGAMLLLGLSALFSGLRLSLLSLDPLELRVLRNSGSAAEREQARRVQAVRGGGGTYLLCTLLLGQAGANAALAGWLCASLPGGGPAAGGGPRGAPWLPVLLCAAAVFLGGEVLPYSVCSRHGLAIASRTLCLTRLLMLAAFPLCYPLSRLLDWALRQELSVFSTRERLLETLRAAGPHGDLVREELAMVQGALELRTKVVEDVLTPLADCFMLRADAVLDFATVSEILRSGYTRIPVYEGDRRDNIVDLLFVKDLAFVDPDDCTPLQTVTRFYRRPLHCVFNDTRLDTLLEEFKKGKSHLAIVQRVNNEGEGDPFYEVMGIVTLEDVIEEIIKSEILDETDLYTDNRKKERVPHRGRKPQDFSIFRLSDSEMKVKISPQLLLATHRFMATEVEPFKSPYLSEKILLRLLKHPNVIQELKYDRKNKKAAEHYLYQRNRPVDYFVLILQGKVEVEVGKEGLRFENGAFTYYGVPAIMAIVSSDNDVRKVGSLAGSSFLLPVSVSRTFAFSRGDSLAGSPVNRSPSRCSGLNRSESPNREHNDYGGSTTQLYSSSNNIYIPDYSVHILCDVQFVKVTRQQYQNALVASRMDSSPQSPDVEAFDRDSTKASTARGTPQTPKEDTTTLLIERNSRSEGQRSPSDSVCLRMEAIPFIQEELAEQQDGGERQGSAAALGWRQSPQEGRSGAAPLPAAPRRLWARGC is encoded by the exons ATGGCGGCGGCGGGCCCGGGacgcggcggcggcggcggctggGGCCGGAGCCGGGGCgcggtgctgctgctcttcttctCGCTGTCCCCGCGGCCGCCGGCCGGGGCCGcctggctgctggggctgcggCCCGAGGACACGGCGCCGGGCCGGGTGTCCCTGGAGGGCGGCGCGGTGCAGGCGGCCGAGGGCAGCCGCTTCCTGCTGCGCCTCTACTTCCAGCCGCAGCCCGAGGGCAACGGCAGCCGCGGGCCGGCGGGCGAGAGGGAGCCGCGCTTGGTCTTCATCGAggaagcggcggcggcggcggcgagcGGGGGGAAGGCGGCGCGGGGCCCGGCGGAGCGGTGCCGGGAGCGCAGCGCCTGGGCCTCGGACGTGGAGGTGGTGGGGCCGCTGCGCTCGGGCGGCGCTGCGGGCTCGGCGCTGGCCGAGGTGCGGGTGCGGGAGCCGCGCAAGGGCGAAGCGGCGGCGGCGCCGGGCGGGCGGCTCTTCTCGCTGTGCGCGTGGGACGGGCGGACGTGGGCGCACCACGGCGCGGCGGGCGGCTTCCTGCTGCGGGTGCGGCCGGCCTCCCCCGCGCTGGGCGCCTGGCTGCTGCCGCTGCCCGAGGCGGGCTGGCTGCGGGCGCTGGGCGcgatgctgctgctggggctgtcgGCGCTGTTCAGCGGGCTGCGGCTCTCGCTGCTCTCGCTGGACCCGCTGGAGCTCCGCGTCCTGCGCAACAGCGGCTCGGCCGCCGAGCGGGAGCAGGCGCGGCGGGTGCAGGCGGTGCGCGGCGGCGGGGGCACCTACCTGCTGTGCACGCTGCTGCTGGGCCAGGCGGGGGCCAACGCGGCGCTGGCCGGCTGGCTGTGCGCGTCTCTGCCCGGCGGAGGGCCGGCGGCCGGCGGAGGGCCGCGCGGAGCGCCGTGGCTGCCGGTGCTGCTGTGCGCCGCCGCCGTGTTCCTGGGCGGCGAGGTGCTGCCCTACTCGGTGTGCTCGCGGCACGGGCTGGCCATCGCGTCGCGCACGCTGTGCCTCACGCGGCTGCTGATGCTGGCCGCCTTCCCGCTGTGCTACCCGCTCAGCCGGCTGCTGGACTGGGCGCTCCGGCAGGAGCTCAGCGTCTTCTCCACGCGTGAGCGGCTGCTGGAGACGTTGCGTGCCGCCGGGCCCCACGGCGACCTGGTACGGGAGGAGCTGGCCATGGTGCAGGGAGCGCTGGAGCTGCGCACCAAGGTGGTGGAGGACGTGCTGACGCCGCTGGCTGACTGCTTCATGCTGCGCGCCGATGCCGTGCTGGATTTTGCCACCGTCTCCGAGATCCTTCGCTCTGGCTACACACGCATCCCCGTCTATGAAGGCGACCGGCGCGACAACATCGTCGACCTGCTCTTTGTCAAGGACCTGGCCTTTGTTGACCCCGATGACTGCACCCCGCTGCAGACCGTCACCCGCTTCTACCGCCGCCCGCTGCACTGTGTCTTCAATGACACGCGCCTCGACACGCTGCTCGAGGAGTTCAAGAAGG GGAAGTCCCACCTGGCCATCGTGCAGCGGGTGAACAACGAAGGGGAAGGAGACCCGTTCTACGAGGTGATGGGCATTGTCACCCTGGAGGATGTCATTgaggagatcatcaaatccGAGATCCTGGATGAGACGGATCTGTACA ccgACAACCGGAAAAAGGAGCGTGTGCCCCACCGGGGCCGTAAGCCTCAGGACTTCTCCATCTTCAGGCTGTCAGACAGTGAGATGAAGGTGAAGATCTCCCcgcagctcctgctggcaacgCATCGCTTCATGGCTACAG AGGTGGAGCCCTTCAAGTCCCCGTACCTCTCCGAGAAGATCCTCCTGCGGCTCCTCAAGCACCCCAATGTCATCCAGGAGCTGAAGTATGACCGCAAGAACAAGAAGGCGGCAGAGCATTACCTCTACCAGCGCAACCGCCCCGTCGACTACTTTGTGCTCATCCTGcag gGAAAAGTGGAGGTGGAGGTTGGCAAGGAAGGGCTGCGCTTTGAGAACGGGGCATTCACTTACTATGGCGTCCCTGCCATCATGGCTATCGTCTCCTCGG ATAACGATGTGAGGAAAGTGGGCAGCCTGGCGGGATCCTCCTTCCTGT TGCCTGTCTCGGTGTCCCGTACCTTCGCCTTCAGCAGAGGGGACTCCCTGGCTGGCTCTCCAG TGAACCGATCCCCCTCGCGGTGCAGTGGGCTCAACCGCTCCGAGTCCCCAAACCGGGAGCACAATGACTATGGGGGCAGCACCACGCAGctctacagcagcagcaacaacatCTACATTCCCGACTACTCTGTGCACATCCTTTGTGATGTCCAATTTGTCAAG GTGACCCGACAGCAGTACCAGAATGCGCTGGTGGCCAGCCGCATGGACAGCTCGCCCCAGTCCCCTGACGTGGAAGCCTTTGACAGGGACTCAACCAAGGCTTCAACGGCTCGGGGCACCCCACAGACACCCAAGGAAGATACCACCACTCTCCTGATCGAGAGGAACAGCCGGTCTGAGGGTCAGCGCAGCCCCAGTGACTCTGTGTGTCTGCGCATGGAGGCCATCCCCTTCATCCAGGAGGAgctggctgagcagcaggatgGTGGTGAGCGGCAGG GGAGCGCTGCGGCCCTGGGCTGGAGGCAGAGTCCCCAGGAAGGGAGGTCGGGAGCGgctcctctcccagcagctccgAGGAGACTTTGGGCAAGAGGCTGCTGA
- the GOT1 gene encoding aspartate aminotransferase, cytoplasmic: MAASIFAPVPRAPPVAVFKLTADFREDGDSRKVNLGVGAYRTDEGQPWVLPVVRKVEQLIAANTSLNHEYLPILGLPEFRANASRIALGDDSPAIAQKRVGSVQGLGGTGALRIGAEFLRRWYNGNNNTATPVYVSSPTWENHNSVFMDAGFKDIRTYRYWDAANRGLDLQGLLDDMEKAPEFSIFILHACAHNPTGTDPTPDQWKQIAAVMKRRCLFPFFDSAYQGFASGSLDKDAWAVRYFVSEGFELFCAQSFSKNFGLYNERVGNLTVVGKDEDNVQRVLSQMEKIVRTTWSNPPTQGARIVATTLTSPQLFAEWKDNVKTMADRVLLMRSELRSRLESLGTPGTWSHITDQIGMFSFTGLNPKQVEYMIKEKHIYLMASGRINMCGLTTKNLDYVAKSIYEAVTKIQ, encoded by the exons ATGGCCGCGTCCATCTTCGCCCCGGTGCCCCGCGCTCCCCCCGTGGCCGTGTTCAAGCTGACGGCGGACTTCCGGGAGGACGGCGACTCGCGGAAGGTCAACCTGGGTGTGGGCG CGTACCGCACGGATGAAGGGCAGCCCTGGGTGCTGCCGGTGGTGAGGAAGGTGGAGCAGCTGATCGCCGCCAACACCAGCCTGAACCACGAGTACCTGCCCATCCTCGGCCTGCCGGAGTTCCGCGCCAACGCCTCCCGCATCGCGCTGGGCGATGACAGCCCGGCCATTGCACAGAAGAGG gttGGAAGTGTCCAGGGTTTGGGTGGGACAGGTGCTCTGCGTATAGGTGCCGAGTTCCTACGGCGTTGGTACAATGGGAACAACAACACTGCCACCCCTGTGTACGTCTCGTCCCCAACATGGG agaaCCACAACTCTGTATTTATGGATGCCGGGTTTAAAGATATTAGAACCTACCGCTACTGGGATGCTGCCAACAGGGGCTTGGACCTCCAGGGGCTGCTGGATGACATGGAG AAAGCCCCAGAGTTCTCCATTTTCATCCTCCATGCCTGTGCACACAACCCAACAGGCACAGACCCTACTCCAGACCAGTGGAAGCAGATTGCCGCTGTTATGAAG cGACGGTGCCTGTTTCCGTTCTTCGACTCGGCGTATCAAGGTTTTGCCTCTGGCAGCCTGGACAAGGATGCCTGGGCTGTGCGATACTTTGTCTCCGAGGGCTTTGAGCTCTTCTGTGCACAGTCGTTTTCCAAGAACTTTGGGCTCTACA ATGAACGTGTGGGGAACCTGACTGTGGTGGGGAAGGATGAAGACAATGTGCAGCGTGTGCTTTCCCAGATGGAGAAGATTGTGCGTACCACTTGGTCCAACCCTCCCACCCAGGGAGCACGCATTGTGGCGACTACACTTACTTCCCCACAGCTCTTTGCAGAGTG GAAGGACAATGTGAAGACAATGGCAGATCGGGTCTTGCTGATGCGGTCAGAGCTTCGGTCTCGCCTGGAGTCCCTTGGGACCCCAGGCACCTGGAGTCACATCACAGATCAAATTGGCATGTTTAGCTTTACAGGGTTGAACC CTAAGCAGGTGGAGTACATGATCAAGGAAAAACACATCTACCTGATGGCTAGTGGGCGCATCAACATGTGTGGTCTGACTACCAAGAACCTGGACTATGTGGCCAAGTCCATCTATGAAGCTGTCACAAAAATCCAGTGA
- the CNNM1 gene encoding metal transporter CNNM1 isoform X2, translated as MAAAGPGRGGGGGWGRSRGAVLLLFFSLSPRPPAGAAWLLGLRPEDTAPGRVSLEGGAVQAAEGSRFLLRLYFQPQPEGNGSRGPAGEREPRLVFIEEAAAAAASGGKAARGPAERCRERSAWASDVEVVGPLRSGGAAGSALAEVRVREPRKGEAAAAPGGRLFSLCAWDGRTWAHHGAAGGFLLRVRPASPALGAWLLPLPEAGWLRALGAMLLLGLSALFSGLRLSLLSLDPLELRVLRNSGSAAEREQARRVQAVRGGGGTYLLCTLLLGQAGANAALAGWLCASLPGGGPAAGGGPRGAPWLPVLLCAAAVFLGGEVLPYSVCSRHGLAIASRTLCLTRLLMLAAFPLCYPLSRLLDWALRQELSVFSTRERLLETLRAAGPHGDLVREELAMVQGALELRTKVVEDVLTPLADCFMLRADAVLDFATVSEILRSGYTRIPVYEGDRRDNIVDLLFVKDLAFVDPDDCTPLQTVTRFYRRPLHCVFNDTRLDTLLEEFKKGKSHLAIVQRVNNEGEGDPFYEVMGIVTLEDVIEEIIKSEILDETDLYTDNRKKERVPHRGRKPQDFSIFRLSDSEMKVKISPQLLLATHRFMATEVEPFKSPYLSEKILLRLLKHPNVIQELKYDRKNKKAAEHYLYQRNRPVDYFVLILQGKVEVEVGKEGLRFENGAFTYYGVPAIMAIVSSDNDVRKVGSLAGSSFLLPVSVSRTFAFSRGDSLAGSPVNRSPSRCSGLNRSESPNREHNDYGGSTTQLYSSSNNIYIPDYSVHILCDVQFVKVTRQQYQNALVASRMDSSPQSPDVEAFDRDSTKASTARGTPQTPKEDTTTLLIERNSRSEGQRSPSDSVCLRMEAIPFIQEELAEQQDGGERQACRACSSPSTPDPAATWCCCCR; from the exons ATGGCGGCGGCGGGCCCGGGacgcggcggcggcggcggctggGGCCGGAGCCGGGGCgcggtgctgctgctcttcttctCGCTGTCCCCGCGGCCGCCGGCCGGGGCCGcctggctgctggggctgcggCCCGAGGACACGGCGCCGGGCCGGGTGTCCCTGGAGGGCGGCGCGGTGCAGGCGGCCGAGGGCAGCCGCTTCCTGCTGCGCCTCTACTTCCAGCCGCAGCCCGAGGGCAACGGCAGCCGCGGGCCGGCGGGCGAGAGGGAGCCGCGCTTGGTCTTCATCGAggaagcggcggcggcggcggcgagcGGGGGGAAGGCGGCGCGGGGCCCGGCGGAGCGGTGCCGGGAGCGCAGCGCCTGGGCCTCGGACGTGGAGGTGGTGGGGCCGCTGCGCTCGGGCGGCGCTGCGGGCTCGGCGCTGGCCGAGGTGCGGGTGCGGGAGCCGCGCAAGGGCGAAGCGGCGGCGGCGCCGGGCGGGCGGCTCTTCTCGCTGTGCGCGTGGGACGGGCGGACGTGGGCGCACCACGGCGCGGCGGGCGGCTTCCTGCTGCGGGTGCGGCCGGCCTCCCCCGCGCTGGGCGCCTGGCTGCTGCCGCTGCCCGAGGCGGGCTGGCTGCGGGCGCTGGGCGcgatgctgctgctggggctgtcgGCGCTGTTCAGCGGGCTGCGGCTCTCGCTGCTCTCGCTGGACCCGCTGGAGCTCCGCGTCCTGCGCAACAGCGGCTCGGCCGCCGAGCGGGAGCAGGCGCGGCGGGTGCAGGCGGTGCGCGGCGGCGGGGGCACCTACCTGCTGTGCACGCTGCTGCTGGGCCAGGCGGGGGCCAACGCGGCGCTGGCCGGCTGGCTGTGCGCGTCTCTGCCCGGCGGAGGGCCGGCGGCCGGCGGAGGGCCGCGCGGAGCGCCGTGGCTGCCGGTGCTGCTGTGCGCCGCCGCCGTGTTCCTGGGCGGCGAGGTGCTGCCCTACTCGGTGTGCTCGCGGCACGGGCTGGCCATCGCGTCGCGCACGCTGTGCCTCACGCGGCTGCTGATGCTGGCCGCCTTCCCGCTGTGCTACCCGCTCAGCCGGCTGCTGGACTGGGCGCTCCGGCAGGAGCTCAGCGTCTTCTCCACGCGTGAGCGGCTGCTGGAGACGTTGCGTGCCGCCGGGCCCCACGGCGACCTGGTACGGGAGGAGCTGGCCATGGTGCAGGGAGCGCTGGAGCTGCGCACCAAGGTGGTGGAGGACGTGCTGACGCCGCTGGCTGACTGCTTCATGCTGCGCGCCGATGCCGTGCTGGATTTTGCCACCGTCTCCGAGATCCTTCGCTCTGGCTACACACGCATCCCCGTCTATGAAGGCGACCGGCGCGACAACATCGTCGACCTGCTCTTTGTCAAGGACCTGGCCTTTGTTGACCCCGATGACTGCACCCCGCTGCAGACCGTCACCCGCTTCTACCGCCGCCCGCTGCACTGTGTCTTCAATGACACGCGCCTCGACACGCTGCTCGAGGAGTTCAAGAAGG GGAAGTCCCACCTGGCCATCGTGCAGCGGGTGAACAACGAAGGGGAAGGAGACCCGTTCTACGAGGTGATGGGCATTGTCACCCTGGAGGATGTCATTgaggagatcatcaaatccGAGATCCTGGATGAGACGGATCTGTACA ccgACAACCGGAAAAAGGAGCGTGTGCCCCACCGGGGCCGTAAGCCTCAGGACTTCTCCATCTTCAGGCTGTCAGACAGTGAGATGAAGGTGAAGATCTCCCcgcagctcctgctggcaacgCATCGCTTCATGGCTACAG AGGTGGAGCCCTTCAAGTCCCCGTACCTCTCCGAGAAGATCCTCCTGCGGCTCCTCAAGCACCCCAATGTCATCCAGGAGCTGAAGTATGACCGCAAGAACAAGAAGGCGGCAGAGCATTACCTCTACCAGCGCAACCGCCCCGTCGACTACTTTGTGCTCATCCTGcag gGAAAAGTGGAGGTGGAGGTTGGCAAGGAAGGGCTGCGCTTTGAGAACGGGGCATTCACTTACTATGGCGTCCCTGCCATCATGGCTATCGTCTCCTCGG ATAACGATGTGAGGAAAGTGGGCAGCCTGGCGGGATCCTCCTTCCTGT TGCCTGTCTCGGTGTCCCGTACCTTCGCCTTCAGCAGAGGGGACTCCCTGGCTGGCTCTCCAG TGAACCGATCCCCCTCGCGGTGCAGTGGGCTCAACCGCTCCGAGTCCCCAAACCGGGAGCACAATGACTATGGGGGCAGCACCACGCAGctctacagcagcagcaacaacatCTACATTCCCGACTACTCTGTGCACATCCTTTGTGATGTCCAATTTGTCAAG GTGACCCGACAGCAGTACCAGAATGCGCTGGTGGCCAGCCGCATGGACAGCTCGCCCCAGTCCCCTGACGTGGAAGCCTTTGACAGGGACTCAACCAAGGCTTCAACGGCTCGGGGCACCCCACAGACACCCAAGGAAGATACCACCACTCTCCTGATCGAGAGGAACAGCCGGTCTGAGGGTCAGCGCAGCCCCAGTGACTCTGTGTGTCTGCGCATGGAGGCCATCCCCTTCATCCAGGAGGAgctggctgagcagcaggatgGTGGTGAGCGGCAGG CATGCAGGGCTTGCTCCAGCCCAAGTACCCCAGACCCAGCAGCAacttggtgctgctgctgcaggtga